The Rhodospirillales bacterium genome includes the window CGCCTTGATCGGGTCCGCGCCTGCCGGCGCGAAATGCTGGAAATCCTCGGACACGATCCGCCCGCCCAGATACCATTTGACCTGCCCTGTTGCGAAGGAAGGGCCGGATTCCCATTTGCCGGTATCGACGACTACGCTGTAATCCGCTGCCTCCCGCGCCTTGGCGATGGCTGCCTCCGGCAGGCCGGAAGGCATCGCGCTCGGCGGCTCCAGCGCGCGGGCGGGCAGGGCGACAAGCAACGTCAGCAGGGCGATGATCAACAGGCGCATGATGTCGGGCAGCATGCCGCACCGCACTACCTAAGGCAATCGGGCATAAAGACGCGCAAAATTGTAGAAATCTGTGCCCCGTGCTAGCCATGGATCATCACGGACAAGGAGAGAGCAATGGACAAAAGGGCTTTTCTGCAACTCTGCGCCATGGGCACGCTGGCGGCACCGGTATCGGCGCTGATGGCCTGCGCCCCAAAAACCGCGCGTGATGACACGGCACAGGAAACAGGATTCGAGCGCATGATCCGCACCCGGACCATCCGCGCCTCTTATGCGCCCTATGCGCCCGCCATGATGGTGGATCCGAACACAAAAGCCATGTCGGGCATTTTTTACGAGATCATGAACCTTGTCGGCCAGTATCTGGGATTCAAGGTCGAATGGACGGGCGAAATCGGCTGGGGCGAGATTGCCGACGGATTGAAGGCCGGGAAATACGACGTCTGCGCCGCCAATGTATGGCCGACGGCGGCCCGCGCCACGCGGGGGAATTTTTCGATGCCCGCTTATTTCAGTGCGGCTTTTGCTTTCGTGCGCCGGAATGAAACCCGCATCGCAAGCTATGCCGATATCAACGATCCGCGCGTGCGCATCGCCGTGCAGGACGGCGACGGCATCGCTGATATCGCTCGCGCCAGCTTCCCGCGCGCGCAGATCGTGGCG containing:
- a CDS encoding amino acid ABC transporter substrate-binding protein is translated as MDKRAFLQLCAMGTLAAPVSALMACAPKTARDDTAQETGFERMIRTRTIRASYAPYAPAMMVDPNTKAMSGIFYEIMNLVGQYLGFKVEWTGEIGWGEIADGLKAGKYDVCAANVWPTAARATRGNFSMPAYFSAAFAFVRRNETRIASYADINDPRVRIAVQDGDGIADIARASFPRAQIVAFPQMVDTKQRLRDVAAGKADVTFDDAHYAQLFIDANPGLVKRLATPKPLQVFANTMMFDSDDWRTKLMLDTAMSELHNSGAIERLIEKYTGRLDTFLPLARPYDSATLHSFTPVLVAK